TGCTGAATAAGCTATGGGGCGACTAGCGTACCGGTGCTCTAGTCAGAGCAAGGGTTTGAGGCTTCGTCAAAATCTTCATGAATAATCCAGGCTAGCCGCAATTCTGACTTCTGTAACGGTGCTCTAGGGCATGACCAAGTGCGAGTTCTGCACCTACACCCCCCAGCACTGAGCAGATCTGCCTACTGGCTTATCTTTGTTCGATGACTACTCAAGGGCCAACAACGGCTATAGCACTAGAGAGATCCGTCGCAGTGCTTCGCCCATAGCCGAAGGCTTGGGGGGGTGGTGAAGCGGCGGGCGACCGAAGGGAGCAATCACTCAATCTCCGCCTGCTGCTCAATGTAGTGCTTGATGACTGCCAAAGGTGCGCCGCCACATGAAAGCAGGCAGTAGGTTCGGCTCCAGAAAACAGGCTTGCCAAGGTAAATCTGATTGAGGTGCTCAGCAAATTCCTTCCTGATGAGCCGACTTGAAACGGTTTTCAGGTTGTTGACTAGCTTAGACGGCTGCACTTTGGGATTTACCGACATCAGGATGTGAAGGTGGTCGGCCTCTCCGTTGAACTCCACCAGCTCGCACTCCCACTTGTTCAACGTCTCTTCAAAGATTTGCCCGAGCCGCTCCAACATCGGCTTGGTGATACATTTGCGACGGTACTTGGTCGCGACGACTAAGTGAAAATGAATCAGGTAACTGCAGTGTCTAAGTTTGTTTAACTGCTGTGGCATTGCTGATGACTAAAGGTTAAAATGTCCCTATGATAACCCTGACGTATGAGTACAAACTGAAACCGACTAAGCAGCAAGCCGAACAAATCGTCCACGATTTAGAGGTGTGCCGCAAGGTCTGGAACTATGCGCTGAGAGATCGCAAAGATTGGATTGCTTCGCGGAAGTGTTCGATCGACGCCTGCTCTCTGCGTAGCGAGTACATCATTCCGGCAAATGAGCCTTACCCTAGCTTCAAAGTTCAATGCCAGCGTCTAACCCAGGCCAAGAAGGCAAATCTAGATCTAGCTTCGGTCAACGCCCAGGCTTTGCAGCAAGTCCTGAGACGCCTCGACCAAGCATTTGAGCGTCGGCAAAAGCTGAGTGCTGGTTTCCCACGGTTCAAGAAAGCGGGTCGGATGCGGTCATACGTCTTTCCTCAACTGGGTAAGGTGCCGTTGGCACAGGGACGAGTTAAGTTACCTAGTCTTGGCTGGGTGGCGATTCGTCAGTCTCGCCCTTATCCAGAGGGCTTTGTTGTCAAGCAAGCCAGGGTTATCAAACGGGCATCGGGCTATTACCTGATGTTGTCGTTTCAGGCTGACATTGCCATTCCAGGGCCGCCGTCGGTGGGTCATGTTGTCGGGGTGGATGTCGGGCTGGAATATTTTCTTTCCACCTCAGACGGTCTTCAGGTTGTACGACCTAAGTTTTTTGTGGAACTGCAACGCCAGCTGAAATTGCTGCAACGTAGGTTAAAGCGGAAACAAATGGGGTCGGCCAATTGGAAAAAGGCTCAAGCTAAGGTGGCGAGATTGTACGAACGCATCGCCAATACCCGCAAAGACTTTCACTTCAAGCAAGCCCACAAGCTTTGTGATGTCGCTGACGCGATCGTGGTTGAAGACTTGAACCTGATTGGCCTGAGTCGCGGGGTATTAGGCAAGCATATGCTAGATGCTGGTCACGGGCAATTCCTTAATTCGGTGCTTCCCTGGGTTGCATTTAAGCGTGGCAAGGCAGTCGTCAAGGAGGATGCACGGGGAAGCAGTCAGGAATGTCCTGCTTGCGGTGCTGTGGTCAAGAAAAACCTTTCTGACCGCTGGCACCAGTGCTCCTGTGGATGTTCGATGCCCCGTGATGTGGCAAGCGGTATCGTACTGCGGAATAGGTTCTTAGGCCGTGGGGCGCACGGTCTTGAAAATGCCCCTGGAGACGATCTGACGGGGGTGCCTTTTGGGGCATCTAGTCAAGTGTCTGTGAACGGGGAATCTCCAGCTATACGCAAAGCGTTAGCTGGATGAGCGTCAATCCGACATCAGGCGACGCGCTTCGTCGGCTACGGGTTCGGCAGCATCATCGGTCATCCGGGCCACGAGCGATCGCGCTTCGGGCGTATTCAGTCGTCCTAGGGCCTGCACCGTACGGAAGCGGATTTGCCAATCCGTATCGGTAACGAAGGGCTGCAGGAGCTGAACCGCATGCGGGTCGCCCAACTCACCGAGAGATCCGATCGCGACAGTTTGCTCCAAAGTGTTGCTGGAAGTCAGGGCCGTTTGCAGGAGGTCGAAGGCACGCGGGTCGCCCAGCTCCCCGAGCGCGGCTATAACGCTGACGCGCACGAGCCATTCCGACGTTCGCTCGTACAGCGCTTGCAAGTCGTCAAAGGCCCCCTCGGCTTTCAAGGCACCGATCGTATCGGCCGCTGCCGCTTGCACGTCGGGCTCAGGGTCGGATAGTAGCGATCGCAGCAGCGGCAGCACGGCTGCTGGGTCGTCGGCAGCCAGCGAATCCATTTGGCTGACCGCTGCGTAGCGAATGCGCGGGTTGGGATCTTGCAGGACCGGCAAGATCAGCTCCAGGGCTTGCGATCGCTTTAGCTCTCGCAGTTGGTTAATCCCTTTGATGCGCTGGCCGAAGTCTTCGGAGGTTAGGAGAGCGCGGACGGATTCGGGCGTAATGCTCATAGCAGCAAGAGAACTCGACGGCAATACTCATGGACGAATCATGGGACGAACGCGAAACAATCGCTCTATCTCATTGTTTCAGCCGATCGTGTCGGCAGCAGTTTGCTTCAGCACGTTACGTCCGTCAGGGACGACGGGCGACGTTTTCGAACTTTTATTCGTAATCGAAAATGTCGCGAATCCACTGCGGCGGGCGCGGAATCGGATTGCCCAAGCGATCGAGCATCGCCAGTGCTACCAGATGCACCACGAAAAGGTAAATGAGGCTGTTAACGAACACCGCAACTAGGGCTACAGACTGAATTAGCTCCAAGCTAGGTTGTGCCAAAATGCCCAGCTTCACAAACGCCCACTCCAGAAACCCTGCCACCTGGACCAGTGCGAAGGCCCACAAGTCCTCGCCCAGTAAAAGCGACGCCAGCCAAAACCGGAAGAAAAACCCGATCGCGCCCAGCAGCGCGCCGAGCAAAATTGACAGCATCCAACTCGTTCCCCGCCGCCAGCAGGCACCCAACTGCACGCCCATCACCCCAAACGGCATGACGAATAGCACGCTGCGCGTCGGTCCCATCAACACCGTCAACAACAAACCCGCGATCGCACAAGCCATCCAGCCCGCTCGCGGTCCTCTCCGCAGATACGCGAGGGCGATCGGGATCGGGAACGCGACTCGCAAAAGCGGCCCCGGCGGAAAGTACGTATTGATCAACCAAATGAGACCTGATGCACTGGCTAGAAATGCAGTCTCGACCATTGCCAGCGAGCGACTCGGGGGTCCGCTTCGCAAGGCTTCCGCCTCCAAGCTCTCCCCGCCGTCCCAGCCGGATTCGTCGCCCGCATCGACCCAGTTTTCGTCGTCGTCGGGACTATCCGTTGGCTCGTCGGTCTCGTCACTAGCGTCGCCCGACGCTCGCAGTCGCGACTTGTCGGGTGCGGTTGGATCGTCAAAGGGCATACGCGCTCGTCACTGCAAACAGAACGGGACGATCCAGCCGACCCGGTAACAAACGCATTTATCGAACTCGCATCGAGCGTCGGGCGATCGCGCCGCACCTAGCTTAACCCAGCTGTTCAATTCAGTATCTTCTCGAGAGCGCTGACATCGGGAATGCCGAGAATGTGATGTTCGCGCTGGATCAAACCTTTTTTCTCGAGTTTGGTCAGCACGCGCGTGACCGTTTCTCGCGCCAATCCGCTGAGACTGCTCAACTCGCGGTGTGGCAGGTTGGGAATTTCGATGCCGCCTTCTTCAACGAGCTTGCCCTGACCTTCCGCCAAGAACAGCAGCGTGTCCACCACGCGAGAAACGCTATCGGCTTCGCGCAAGCGCAAGCGGCGGTTGACCTGGCGCAAGCGCTTGGCCATGAGTTGGGCCAAACGCACGCCAGCGGCGGGTTCGGTATTGACAATCTTCAAAAAGTCCTGAGCTGGAATGCTGGAGATTTTGGTCGGCGTTAGGGTGATGACATCGGTCGAGCGCGGGACCTCATCCATCGCGGCCATTTCGCCAAAGACTTCGCCCCGCCCGAGAATATTGAGCGTAACTTCCTTGCCATCTTGGTTATAAGTGCGAATTTTCACCCATCCATCAAGGATGAAATAAACCGAACCACCCCAATCATTTTCGAGCAAAATAACTTGATTGGCGGGGTGATTGCGCATCACAACGTGATTGACAAGCTTCTCCAGCGTCTCTTCGGGTAATCCTGCAAAAAAGAAAGCCGCCTCAGTCAGCTCTTTTAGATCGACTGGAGTATTGCGCGCAGCAGTGTATTGATCGTCCATTGGCCGCAAGCTGATGTGAATTGAGCAGGATTCTCCTTGCAAAGTTGGTCCAGAACCTCAACGGTTCCGCAACTTTTAGAAGATAACTGGCAAGCACCTCCTACCGAACCCGGCAAGCGGAGGCAAGCCCATTCCTTTTTAACCTATCTCTGGCAAAAGCGAAGCGGATTACAACGTTCCCTTAAACAATCCTTGCGGTCGCACTAGCAACACGATTGTCATTAGGAACAGGGCCACACCTAGTTTGTACTGGGATCCAAGCAGCGGCACGCTAAGTTCCTGAGCAATGCCGATCGTGTAGGCACCCGCGATCGCCCCGTAGGGATTGCCGATACCACCAAGGATCGTTGCCGCGAACATCGGCAAAATCAAAAACCACCCCATATTCGGACGAACGGCGGCAATCAACCCGTAAGTTGCCCCCCCAGCTGCTGTCAGCACGCCGGCGATCGCCCAGGTCCACAGCACAACCCGCTCGACGTTGATGCCGGCGACGCGTGCGAGGTCGATGTTATCGGCAACGGCACGCATGGCTTTGCCAACCTTGCTGCGCTGCAGGAAAAAGTGCAGTGCCACGATCGCTACAATTGATAGGATGACGACGACGATCCGGTTAAAGGCGATGCGGACGATCGGATCGTCGGGTGGCAGTGCGATTGCAGGCACAACGGGCAAGTCATAGGACAGGTTGGTGCCGCCCCAGACCATCAAGATGGCACTGCGAATAAACAACGCCAGTCCGATAGAGATGACGATCAGCGTCGTCGGCTGCGCGCGGACCTGGCGCATGGGTTGCCATAGGGTACGCTCGGCCAGCAGCATCGCAGCGACAGTAGCAATCGCCCCGAAGATCGTCGACAACCAGATATTCCATCCAAAATTAACGTTCGCGAGCAGCGTGGCGTAGGCGCCAAGGGTCATGAAGTCGCCGTGGGCGAAGTTCGGCAAGCGGAGGATGCCGAACGTAAGCGTCAGACCTACGGCGGCAAGGGCAATGATGCTGCCGAGGGCAATGCCGTTAACGAGGAGTTGCAGGGGGTCCATCGAGGGTTTCGTTCGGTATCCGGTAACAGCCAAACGCAAATCGCTATCGACCCACTTTACCGGATCGGCGCCATCGAGAGCTGCTCGACGGTCGGTCGGAGCCAGGTAATACTCTCCACGGACCGTGAGCCTGCCAGAGTGGGCCACCGGATCGCCGAACCGGGCTGGCTCAGGACAATGCAACCGCAGTTGATGCTGTGTACGACCGGGCAGGCACATGTCGAGTCACCCGAGGCGGCAAGGCGATGTCGCGGCGATCGCGGGAGCGGTGGGGCAAAGCTTCGGGATAGAGCGCACGAGCGTGTCATTCCCAACCTCCTGCACTCGGGTGATTATGCTGGGAACGTAGGGCTGGTGAGCGACCTATTCGCTGCGAGCGAATACCGGCTCGAGAACGAGCGATACTTGCGGTTGCTCCGCAGCCGCAGACTGCGGCTGCACGAGTGCTGGTTGCAGCATCGTCGTGTGCGCAACGGATTCAGTCACCAACGTGAAGAGCGGATTGGAGAGAATACCTGCCAGTGACGTTGCCACGAGCGATAGGACCAAGCCAGCTCGTAGCGGGCGCATACCGTTAATATTCTCGTCGCCCGAGGGATAGTTCTTCACTGCCTCGGACATCTCCTGGGGCTCCTTCACGACCATCATCTTCACGACGCGGACGTAGTAATAAATTGAGATGACGCTCGTGACCAATCCCAGCAATACCAAACCATAGAGTCCGGCTTGCCAACCCGCCCAGAACAAGTAAATCTTGCCGAAGAAGCCGGCCAGGGGTGGAATGCCGCCCAACGACAGCAAACATACACTCAAGCTCAATGTCAGCAGCGGGTCTTTTTGATAAAGTCCTGCATAATCACTGATTTGGTCCGTCCCCGTCCGCAATGCAAACAGAATCACGCCAGCGAACGCGCCCAGGTTCATGAACAGATACACCAGCAAATAAAAGATCGTGCTGGAGAAGCCGGCCTCCGTCGAAGCCACCAAGCCGATCGTGATGAATCCCGCTTGCCCGATCGACGAGTACGCCAGTAGGCGCTTCATGCTGGTTTGCGCGAGCGCAACGGCGTTCCCCAGAACCATGCTCAGAATCGCCAGGGTGGAGAAAATCAAGCGCCACTCTGCCGTATCCAGCGGAAATGCCATCACCAGCAGTCGAATTGCCAGGGCGAAGCCAGCTGCCTTCGAACCCACAGACAGAAACGCCACCACCGGGGTCGGCGAGCCTTCGTATACATCCGGCGTCCATTGGTGGAACGGCACCGCCGAAATCTTGAAAGCGATACCGGCAATCACAAACACTAAGGCGATCGCCGTTGCCAAGGTTTGGGTACTGCCAGCTGCTGCCATACCGGCGGCAATTTCCACCAGATTCGTCTCGCCGCCGGAGAGCCCATACAGCAGCGATGACCCGTAGAGAAAGATTGCCGAACTCGATGCACCGATCAGCAGGTATTTCAATGCGGCTTCGTTCGACCGCGAGTCGCGCTTCATGTATCCCGTCATCAAATAAGAGGAGATACTGAGTGTCTCCAAGGAGACAAAGATCGTGACCAAGTCGTTCGCGCCGGACAAAAACATGCCGCCGAGCGTCGCGGTTAACAGCATCGCTACAAACTCCGACAGCGCCGTTCCCGACTGCTCCACATAGCGAATCGACATCAGGATCGTGGTTGCTGTCGATAGGGCAATGATGCCTCGGAACAGAATGCTTAAGTCATCCCCATTGAAACTGCCCAAGAGTGCCAGGGGGTGGGGTGAATCCCACTGGTAGCACAGTGCCACAATCGCGCCCAGCAACCCCGCGATCGCTACGTACGGCAGCCAGCGGGCTGCACCGCGTCCGAAAATCAAGTCGCCTACCAGTACCGCCATCAGCGCCACCAGGACGATCGACTCGGGGAGAATCGGGGCGACGTTGAGCGGACCGGCAAAATTGCTGCTGTAGTCCATCGCGTTAGGCTCGGGTGATGAATAGTGAAGTTCAGATGCCAGCTTACAGCCTACCAAGATCTGCTTAACTAATTGCAATGATTCCGAAAGAGACCGCTGCGTCCGGCGATCCCTCCGCGCGACCGAGCAACGTTTTCCACCGCGAATGTTAAGGTCATTAGCAACTTAGTATTAGATTTGGTATTCGTAAGGAATGCTGGCAACCATTGGTTTCCATGCGCCAGAGTTCCTCTCCCGGCTTTCCGCTCGGCTACCCTGCTGTAGTGGTGGCAACCTAAAACTGAGCCATTCACCTGCTCTCTCTCACCGTGCCGCCGATGTCTAAGCTCGTCATCGTCGAATCCCCGACCAAAGCTCGTACGATCCGCCAGTACTTGCCGACCGGTTATCGCGTCGAAGCCTCAATGGGTCACGTCCGCGACCTCCCAGCGTCGGCAGATGAAGTGCCGGCAAAGGTTAAGGGTGAAGATTGGGCAACGCTCGGCGTTAATGTTGCGGCAAGTTTCGAGCCGCTCTATGTCATCCCCAAAAAGAAACAAAAAGTTGTTAAGGAGTTGAAAGCCGCGCTGGCCGATGCCGACGAACTCGTATTAGCAACGGACGAAGACCGCGAAGGCGAGAGCATTTCCTGGCATTTGAAAGAGCTGCTCAAGCCCAAGGTGCCGATCAAGCGTATGGTTTTCCACGAAATCACTCGCGAGGCCATCCGGAAGGCGTTGAACAACTGCCGCACCCTCAATGAAGACCTCGTTCACGCCCAAGAAACCCGCCGCATCCTCGATCGCTTGGTGGGCTATACGCTTTCTCCGTTGCTCTGGAAAAAGATCGCGCCGGGGCTTTCGGCCGGGCGCGTTCAGTCTGTAGCAGTGCGGCTCCTGGTGCAGCGCGAGCGAGAAAGACAGGCGTTTAAGTCCGGAACGTACTGGGACCTTAAAGCTTTACTCGCCAAGGATAAAAGCGATTTCGAAGCCAAGCTCGTTTCCCTCAGCGGCAGGCGTCTGGCTACGGGCAGTGATTTCGATGCCAGCACCGGTCAACTATCGGCCGGTCGCAACGTGGTGCTTCTCAACGCCGAGGACGCTGCCGCGCTTAAAGACCGCCTCGACGGTAAGCCCTGGTCGGTGAGTGCCGTGGACGAGCGGCCGACTACCCGCAAGCCCTCGCCTCCGTTCACGACTTCGACGTTGCAGCAAGAAGCCAACCGCAAATTGCGTATCTCCGCACGCGACACGATGCGAGTCGCTCAGAGCCTTTACGAGCAAGGTTTCATCACCTACATGCGGACGGACTCCGTCCACCTGTCCGACCAAGCCGTGACGGCCGCGCGCTCGTGCGTCGAGCACAAGTACGGCAAAAACTATCTCAGCCCCAAGCCGCGTCAGTACAAAACCAAATCTAAAGGCGCACAGGAAGCCCACGAAGCCATCCGTCCTGCTGGTGAAACCTTTCGCACGCCCCAAGATACTGGATTGAGCGGTCGGGAGCTGTCGCTGTACGACTTAATTTGGAAGCGGACGGTAGCGTGCCAGATGGCCGACGCCCGCTTGACCCAGACTAGCGTGCGCCTTCAAGTCGAAGATGCCGAGTTTCGCGCATCCGGCAAGCGCATCGACTTTCCCGGCTTCTTTCGGGCTTATGTCGAAGGGTCGGACGATCCGGAGGCCGCGCTCGAAGATCGCGAAGCCATTCTGCCGCATCTGGGCGTGGGCGATCGCCCCGATTGCCGCACCCTCGAAGCCCTCTCCCACGACACGCAGCCGCCCGCTCGCTTCACCGAAGCTTCTTTGGTTAAAACCCTGGAAAGCGAAGGCATCGGTCGTCCCAGCACCTACGCCACGATCATGGGCACGATCGTCGATCGCGGCTACGTGTTGATGCGCAATAGCACGCTGATCCCCACTTTCACGGCCTTTGCAGTCACTGGATTGTTGGAAGAACATTTCCCCGACCTTGTCGATCCGGGTTTCACGGCTCGCATGGAACAAACCCTCGACGATATTGCTACCGGGGGCGTGCAGTCGGTGCCCTACTTG
This region of Rubidibacter lacunae KORDI 51-2 genomic DNA includes:
- a CDS encoding Crp/Fnr family transcriptional regulator, with translation MDDQYTAARNTPVDLKELTEAAFFFAGLPEETLEKLVNHVVMRNHPANQVILLENDWGGSVYFILDGWVKIRTYNQDGKEVTLNILGRGEVFGEMAAMDEVPRSTDVITLTPTKISSIPAQDFLKIVNTEPAAGVRLAQLMAKRLRQVNRRLRLREADSVSRVVDTLLFLAEGQGKLVEEGGIEIPNLPHRELSSLSGLARETVTRVLTKLEKKGLIQREHHILGIPDVSALEKILN
- a CDS encoding DUF2232 domain-containing protein, with product MPFDDPTAPDKSRLRASGDASDETDEPTDSPDDDENWVDAGDESGWDGGESLEAEALRSGPPSRSLAMVETAFLASASGLIWLINTYFPPGPLLRVAFPIPIALAYLRRGPRAGWMACAIAGLLLTVLMGPTRSVLFVMPFGVMGVQLGACWRRGTSWMLSILLGALLGAIGFFFRFWLASLLLGEDLWAFALVQVAGFLEWAFVKLGILAQPSLELIQSVALVAVFVNSLIYLFVVHLVALAMLDRLGNPIPRPPQWIRDIFDYE
- the nblB gene encoding phycobilisome degradation protein NblB, with translation MSITPESVRALLTSEDFGQRIKGINQLRELKRSQALELILPVLQDPNPRIRYAAVSQMDSLAADDPAAVLPLLRSLLSDPEPDVQAAAADTIGALKAEGAFDDLQALYERTSEWLVRVSVIAALGELGDPRAFDLLQTALTSSNTLEQTVAIGSLGELGDPHAVQLLQPFVTDTDWQIRFRTVQALGRLNTPEARSLVARMTDDAAEPVADEARRLMSD
- a CDS encoding branched-chain amino acid ABC transporter permease, producing MDPLQLLVNGIALGSIIALAAVGLTLTFGILRLPNFAHGDFMTLGAYATLLANVNFGWNIWLSTIFGAIATVAAMLLAERTLWQPMRQVRAQPTTLIVISIGLALFIRSAILMVWGGTNLSYDLPVVPAIALPPDDPIVRIAFNRIVVVILSIVAIVALHFFLQRSKVGKAMRAVADNIDLARVAGINVERVVLWTWAIAGVLTAAGGATYGLIAAVRPNMGWFLILPMFAATILGGIGNPYGAIAGAYTIGIAQELSVPLLGSQYKLGVALFLMTIVLLVRPQGLFKGTL
- a CDS encoding NAD(P)H-quinone oxidoreductase subunit N, whose translation is MDYSSNFAGPLNVAPILPESIVLVALMAVLVGDLIFGRGAARWLPYVAIAGLLGAIVALCYQWDSPHPLALLGSFNGDDLSILFRGIIALSTATTILMSIRYVEQSGTALSEFVAMLLTATLGGMFLSGANDLVTIFVSLETLSISSYLMTGYMKRDSRSNEAALKYLLIGASSSAIFLYGSSLLYGLSGGETNLVEIAAGMAAAGSTQTLATAIALVFVIAGIAFKISAVPFHQWTPDVYEGSPTPVVAFLSVGSKAAGFALAIRLLVMAFPLDTAEWRLIFSTLAILSMVLGNAVALAQTSMKRLLAYSSIGQAGFITIGLVASTEAGFSSTIFYLLVYLFMNLGAFAGVILFALRTGTDQISDYAGLYQKDPLLTLSLSVCLLSLGGIPPLAGFFGKIYLFWAGWQAGLYGLVLLGLVTSVISIYYYVRVVKMMVVKEPQEMSEAVKNYPSGDENINGMRPLRAGLVLSLVATSLAGILSNPLFTLVTESVAHTTMLQPALVQPQSAAAEQPQVSLVLEPVFARSE
- a CDS encoding RNA-guided endonuclease InsQ/TnpB family protein, giving the protein MITLTYEYKLKPTKQQAEQIVHDLEVCRKVWNYALRDRKDWIASRKCSIDACSLRSEYIIPANEPYPSFKVQCQRLTQAKKANLDLASVNAQALQQVLRRLDQAFERRQKLSAGFPRFKKAGRMRSYVFPQLGKVPLAQGRVKLPSLGWVAIRQSRPYPEGFVVKQARVIKRASGYYLMLSFQADIAIPGPPSVGHVVGVDVGLEYFLSTSDGLQVVRPKFFVELQRQLKLLQRRLKRKQMGSANWKKAQAKVARLYERIANTRKDFHFKQAHKLCDVADAIVVEDLNLIGLSRGVLGKHMLDAGHGQFLNSVLPWVAFKRGKAVVKEDARGSSQECPACGAVVKKNLSDRWHQCSCGCSMPRDVASGIVLRNRFLGRGAHGLENAPGDDLTGVPFGASSQVSVNGESPAIRKALAG
- the tnpA gene encoding IS200/IS605 family transposase, which encodes MPQQLNKLRHCSYLIHFHLVVATKYRRKCITKPMLERLGQIFEETLNKWECELVEFNGEADHLHILMSVNPKVQPSKLVNNLKTVSSRLIRKEFAEHLNQIYLGKPVFWSRTYCLLSCGGAPLAVIKHYIEQQAEIE